In a single window of the Micromonospora inositola genome:
- a CDS encoding SDR family NAD(P)-dependent oxidoreductase, whose product MGKLDGKVAVITGGSTGMALAGAKLFVEEGAHVFIQARRQEALDDAVKLIGRNVTAVQGDAAVLDDLDRLYDTVKREKGSIDVLWASAGMGEPAVLGEITEEQFHRAFSLNARGTLFTVQKALPLINDNGSIFMTGSNASLGAFPGWSLYAGSKAVQQAWARVWLNELRDRKIRVNVLTPGQVGTAKQEELFDEATRAAFESLIPRGQMGRPEEIATVALFLASDDSSYVNGLELVADGGTTAL is encoded by the coding sequence ATGGGAAAGCTCGATGGCAAGGTTGCGGTGATCACCGGCGGATCCACCGGCATGGCACTGGCCGGCGCCAAACTGTTCGTCGAGGAAGGCGCGCACGTCTTCATCCAGGCCCGGCGGCAGGAAGCACTGGACGACGCGGTCAAGCTGATCGGCCGCAACGTCACCGCCGTGCAGGGTGACGCTGCCGTGCTGGACGACCTGGACCGCTTGTACGACACCGTCAAGCGGGAAAAGGGCTCGATCGACGTGCTGTGGGCCAGCGCTGGGATGGGCGAACCCGCCGTCCTCGGCGAGATCACCGAGGAACAGTTCCACCGCGCCTTCTCGCTCAACGCGCGCGGCACCCTGTTCACCGTGCAGAAGGCACTCCCGCTGATCAACGACAACGGTTCAATCTTCATGACCGGATCCAACGCCTCCCTCGGCGCCTTCCCCGGCTGGAGCCTCTACGCGGGAAGCAAAGCCGTCCAGCAGGCCTGGGCCCGCGTCTGGCTCAACGAACTGCGCGACCGCAAGATCCGGGTCAACGTCCTGACCCCCGGCCAGGTCGGCACCGCCAAACAGGAAGAACTGTTCGACGAGGCGACCAGGGCCGCCTTCGAGTCCCTCATCCCCCGCGGGCAGATGGGCCGCCCCGAGGAGATCGCCACCGTCGCCCTGTTCCTCGCCTCCGATGACTCCAGCTACGTCAACGGCCTGGAACTGGTCGCCGACGGCGGCACCACCGCCCTCTGA
- a CDS encoding NADPH-dependent F420 reductase: protein MSSITFIGTGNMARTIGTLAVAGGNTVEVMGRDQSKADDLAKALGGGTTTGEWGAVPAGDIVITALLYAAVVPVVTEYGDALAGKVIVDISNPFNATFDGLAHSEETSIAQEVAKVAPAGAGVVKAFNTIFRNVLENGRPDVFMAGDDAQAKAGVAAFVESLGLHPLDVGGLKMAHWLEGAGVVTVGLARNGVGHWDFALGVNEFTG, encoded by the coding sequence GTGAGCAGCATTACCTTCATCGGTACAGGGAACATGGCCCGCACCATCGGCACGCTCGCGGTGGCGGGCGGCAACACCGTCGAGGTCATGGGACGCGATCAGTCCAAGGCCGATGACCTGGCCAAGGCTCTGGGCGGTGGCACGACGACGGGCGAGTGGGGCGCCGTCCCGGCCGGGGACATCGTCATCACGGCCCTGTTGTACGCCGCTGTCGTTCCGGTCGTCACCGAGTACGGAGACGCCCTGGCGGGCAAGGTCATCGTCGACATCAGCAACCCCTTCAACGCCACGTTCGACGGACTGGCCCACAGCGAGGAGACCTCGATCGCGCAGGAAGTCGCCAAGGTGGCCCCGGCCGGTGCCGGCGTGGTGAAGGCCTTCAACACCATCTTCCGTAATGTCCTGGAGAACGGCCGGCCCGACGTCTTCATGGCTGGCGACGATGCGCAGGCCAAGGCGGGCGTGGCGGCCTTCGTCGAGAGCCTCGGGCTGCACCCGCTGGACGTCGGCGGCCTGAAAATGGCGCACTGGCTGGAAGGAGCGGGCGTGGTCACGGTGGGCCTCGCCCGCAACGGGGTCGGCCACTGGGACTTCGCCCTCGGCGTCAACGAATTCACCGGCTGA
- a CDS encoding GNAT family N-acetyltransferase, whose translation MPDQAPDAYAAAFDARCAAAEGPGTRRVDGFGIQGLVPVDGESPTQLLVLDDRAFDVLSAVLPLASAGTVRVHEAAGRCAELIRRDRTWTPKAVTAMVCRDLRTVPEPLLPTGLTLRPVCRVPEDPPDGVSLTDAVAAAGRAMPAGEVSTAALVTYLRSLPEGPRLFAAVDDDGVVRGTSGSRTFFSDAYVFFVNTDPGWRRGGVGLSMTAAALRSAVKSGATRASLDASGPGIPLYRRLGFTAVAQITQFSRSG comes from the coding sequence GTGCCGGATCAAGCGCCTGACGCCTACGCCGCAGCGTTCGATGCGCGGTGTGCCGCCGCTGAGGGCCCCGGAACACGGCGCGTGGACGGGTTCGGCATCCAAGGACTGGTTCCGGTCGACGGGGAGTCACCCACTCAGCTCTTGGTCCTGGATGACCGAGCCTTCGACGTGCTCTCGGCCGTGCTGCCGCTCGCCTCGGCCGGCACGGTCAGGGTCCACGAGGCGGCCGGGCGGTGCGCCGAGCTTATCCGCCGGGACCGGACGTGGACGCCGAAGGCGGTCACGGCGATGGTGTGCCGCGACCTTCGTACCGTGCCGGAGCCCTTGCTGCCTACTGGCCTGACTCTGCGCCCGGTATGCCGCGTCCCTGAGGACCCACCGGACGGGGTGTCGTTGACGGATGCAGTTGCGGCCGCCGGACGGGCGATGCCAGCGGGTGAGGTGTCGACCGCGGCACTCGTCACGTACCTGAGGTCGCTGCCGGAAGGGCCCCGGCTCTTCGCGGCGGTCGACGACGACGGCGTGGTGCGCGGCACGAGCGGATCGCGGACCTTCTTTTCGGACGCGTACGTGTTCTTCGTCAACACCGATCCCGGCTGGCGCCGCGGCGGCGTGGGGCTGTCGATGACAGCGGCCGCGCTGCGCTCCGCGGTGAAGTCGGGAGCGACACGGGCCAGCCTCGACGCCAGCGGGCCAGGCATCCCCCTCTACCGGCGGCTGGGCTTCACTGCTGTCGCCCAGATCACCCAGTTCTCCCGTTCCGGCTGA
- a CDS encoding tyrosine-type recombinase/integrase translates to MSAYLGRYRGDSRLHTDSDLRVFLTWCTDQDLDPLSAVRVDIERYVRWLQDVRRFQPSTVSRRLSVAIGFYRVCVIDGILPHSPADYVRRPVVPLESPTLGLGHLQFEALITTARRSANPNDFSLIAMLGLLGLRIFEACGANISDIGEEHGHRVLRVRGKGGKVVLVPLPPAVARAVDRAVDGRIDGPILRNAIGARMDRHAATRRLKHLACSAGIRMPRMHPHMLRHTFVTTMLDAGVNLRDVQIAARHADPRTTMRYDRARKNLDRHPNYILAAYMASGT, encoded by the coding sequence GTGTCTGCCTACCTCGGTCGGTACCGGGGTGACTCGCGGCTGCACACCGATTCCGACCTGCGCGTCTTCCTGACCTGGTGCACCGACCAGGATCTGGACCCGCTGTCGGCAGTACGTGTGGACATCGAGCGGTACGTGCGCTGGCTCCAGGACGTACGTCGCTTCCAGCCCTCGACAGTCTCCCGCCGCCTGTCGGTGGCGATCGGGTTCTACCGCGTCTGCGTCATCGATGGCATCCTGCCGCACTCACCAGCCGACTACGTCCGCAGGCCGGTGGTGCCCCTCGAATCACCTACCCTCGGGCTGGGCCACCTCCAGTTCGAGGCCCTGATCACCACCGCGCGGCGGTCGGCCAACCCGAACGACTTCTCCCTGATCGCCATGCTCGGACTCCTCGGGCTGCGGATCTTCGAAGCCTGCGGCGCCAACATCAGCGATATCGGTGAGGAACACGGCCATCGCGTCCTTCGCGTCCGCGGCAAGGGCGGCAAAGTCGTCCTCGTTCCGCTGCCGCCTGCGGTGGCTAGGGCTGTGGACCGTGCGGTGGACGGCCGCATCGACGGTCCGATTCTGCGCAACGCCATCGGGGCGCGGATGGACCGGCATGCGGCGACCCGCCGGCTCAAGCACCTGGCGTGCAGCGCCGGGATCCGGATGCCGAGGATGCACCCGCACATGCTGCGTCACACCTTCGTCACCACCATGCTCGACGCCGGCGTGAACCTGCGCGACGTGCAGATCGCCGCTCGTCACGCCGACCCCCGCACCACCATGCGCTACGACCGCGCCCGCAAGAACCTCGACCGCCACCCCAACTACATCCTCGCCGCCTACATGGCCTCCGGAACGTAG
- a CDS encoding LLM class flavin-dependent oxidoreductase translates to MTAPSQVDYHDVLRVWREADTIPEIEHAWLFDHLMPIGGDPNGPTYEGWTLLSALAAQTRRLRLGLLVTSNRIRPPAMLAKIAATVDIVSGGRLDFGIGAGSRPSHPLARREYEAHGLPFHDTAYAVGSLAEACTVIRRLWTEADPFDFHGTYHRLTGAFCNPKPIQRPHPPILVGGRSAAVLRVAAEHADLWNIPGGDIDDAVSRSALLDRYCTEIGRDPASITRSIVLQVSYDQPSITQDAIGKAIDAGFQHIVLGLPAPYPANVAQWVTDELITTPAQ, encoded by the coding sequence ATGACCGCACCCTCACAGGTCGACTACCACGACGTCCTGCGGGTCTGGCGCGAGGCAGACACCATCCCGGAGATCGAGCACGCGTGGCTGTTCGATCACCTCATGCCGATCGGCGGCGACCCGAACGGGCCGACCTACGAAGGCTGGACCCTGCTCTCGGCCCTCGCCGCACAGACCCGACGACTGCGCCTCGGCCTGCTCGTGACCAGCAACCGCATCCGCCCGCCCGCGATGCTGGCCAAGATCGCCGCGACCGTCGACATCGTCTCCGGCGGACGGCTCGACTTCGGTATCGGTGCGGGTTCACGACCCAGCCACCCCCTGGCCCGGCGCGAGTATGAAGCACACGGCCTGCCCTTCCACGACACGGCATACGCCGTGGGAAGCCTCGCCGAGGCGTGCACCGTCATCCGGCGTTTGTGGACCGAGGCCGACCCGTTCGACTTCCACGGGACCTACCACCGTCTCACCGGAGCGTTCTGCAACCCCAAACCCATCCAGCGCCCCCACCCGCCGATCCTCGTCGGCGGACGCTCGGCCGCCGTGCTGCGCGTGGCCGCCGAGCACGCCGACCTGTGGAACATCCCCGGCGGCGACATCGACGACGCCGTCAGCCGCAGCGCACTGCTGGACCGCTACTGCACCGAGATCGGGCGCGACCCCGCCTCGATCACCCGATCCATCGTCCTGCAGGTCTCCTACGACCAGCCCAGCATCACCCAGGACGCGATCGGCAAAGCGATCGACGCCGGCTTCCAGCACATCGTCCTCGGACTGCCCGCGCCCTACCCCGCCAACGTCGCACAGTGGGTCACCGACGAGCTCATCACCACGCCGGCCCAGTAA
- a CDS encoding alpha/beta hydrolase family protein, protein MPEPTPVISVHPITLQAPDRGDDLQVRVSAPTAGHELPVIVFSHGFGQSATNYDPLADFWASHGFVVIQPTHLDSRTLNLPPDDPRTPLIWRIRVDDLKRTLDQLDLLESSVPGLAGRLDRTRIAVAGHSWGAQTASTLLGARVLDANGNPGEDMSDPRIKAGVLLAVTGRGGADLSPFAAEHFPFMSPSFVDMTTPALVVAGDQDDSPLSVRGPDWFTDAYHLSPGSENLLTLFGAEHSLGGISDYEAKATTDESPERVALIQRLTWAYLRDALGLKDSIWPAPVESTLGRLESK, encoded by the coding sequence ATGCCAGAGCCCACGCCGGTCATCTCGGTGCACCCCATCACGCTGCAGGCCCCGGATCGCGGCGACGATCTGCAGGTACGGGTCTCCGCACCCACGGCCGGCCACGAACTGCCCGTCATCGTCTTCTCGCACGGCTTCGGCCAGTCGGCGACCAACTACGACCCTCTGGCCGACTTCTGGGCCTCCCACGGCTTCGTCGTCATCCAGCCCACCCACCTCGACTCGCGGACACTGAACCTCCCGCCCGACGACCCCCGCACACCGCTGATCTGGCGAATCCGTGTCGACGACCTGAAGCGCACCCTCGATCAGCTCGACCTGCTGGAGTCGTCCGTCCCCGGCCTTGCTGGACGCCTCGACCGCACCCGCATCGCCGTGGCCGGGCACTCCTGGGGCGCCCAGACGGCGAGCACGCTGCTGGGGGCGCGAGTCCTCGACGCCAACGGCAACCCAGGAGAGGACATGTCCGACCCACGGATCAAGGCGGGCGTCCTGCTGGCCGTAACCGGCCGGGGCGGAGCCGACCTTTCCCCGTTCGCGGCCGAGCACTTCCCCTTCATGAGCCCGAGCTTCGTGGACATGACCACCCCGGCCCTCGTCGTCGCCGGCGACCAGGACGACTCCCCGCTGTCAGTCCGCGGGCCGGACTGGTTCACCGATGCGTATCACCTGAGCCCGGGCAGCGAGAACCTGCTCACCCTGTTCGGAGCAGAGCACTCGCTCGGCGGCATCTCCGACTACGAAGCCAAAGCGACGACGGACGAGAGCCCCGAGCGGGTTGCCCTGATCCAGCGGCTCACGTGGGCCTACCTTCGCGACGCCCTCGGCCTCAAGGACTCCATCTGGCCGGCACCGGTCGAGAGCACCCTGGGCCGCCTCGAATCCAAGTAA
- a CDS encoding TetR/AcrR family transcriptional regulator, whose protein sequence is MAGTGSGSGAARKQRADSRRNEAALLEAAAAAFVTSGVDAPVREIAAKAGVGVGTIYRHFPTRADLIVAVYRHQVEACAEAGPALLAESATPHAALASWIDLFVDFLVTKHGLAEAMRSDDAAFQTLHAYFLDRLVPVCAQLLDAAATAGEIIPDMDALVLMHGIGNLCIGADSPSYDARLMVGLVIAGLRLH, encoded by the coding sequence GTGGCCGGCACGGGCAGCGGATCGGGTGCTGCGCGAAAGCAGCGGGCTGATTCCCGGCGCAACGAGGCGGCGCTACTGGAGGCGGCCGCCGCGGCGTTCGTCACCTCCGGAGTCGATGCGCCTGTGCGTGAGATCGCCGCCAAGGCCGGCGTCGGCGTCGGCACGATCTACCGCCACTTCCCCACGCGGGCCGATCTCATCGTCGCGGTGTACCGGCACCAGGTCGAGGCGTGCGCCGAGGCCGGCCCGGCGCTGCTGGCGGAGAGCGCCACACCGCACGCCGCCCTGGCAAGCTGGATCGACCTCTTCGTCGACTTCCTGGTCACCAAGCACGGCCTGGCTGAGGCGATGCGGTCCGACGATGCCGCCTTCCAGACGCTGCACGCCTACTTCCTCGACCGCCTCGTCCCCGTCTGCGCCCAGCTGCTCGACGCCGCAGCCACGGCGGGCGAGATCATCCCCGACATGGACGCCCTCGTCCTGATGCACGGCATCGGCAATCTCTGCATCGGCGCCGACAGCCCTAGCTACGACGCGCGCCTCATGGTCGGACTCGTCATCGCAGGCTTGCGGCTCCACTAG
- a CDS encoding DUF6228 family protein, with the protein MTSVRTLNVDRIVSWAADLAESYEGWDGLRAWESLEHDLRIDATHDRRGHVNLRFVIRGPRGYDPSAWEASVMVTLDAGEDMRRLVAELGDLVS; encoded by the coding sequence GTGACCTCGGTCCGGACGCTCAATGTCGACAGGATCGTGTCGTGGGCAGCCGACCTCGCCGAGTCCTATGAGGGATGGGACGGCCTGCGCGCCTGGGAGTCACTAGAACACGACCTCCGCATCGACGCGACGCATGACCGACGAGGTCACGTCAATCTCCGTTTCGTCATCCGGGGCCCTCGGGGCTACGACCCGAGTGCGTGGGAGGCATCCGTCATGGTGACCCTTGACGCCGGCGAGGACATGCGACGTCTCGTCGCCGAACTCGGCGACCTGGTCTCGTAG
- a CDS encoding NAD-dependent epimerase/dehydratase family protein — MKNQSVIVAGASGVFGRHIREALTDAGHTVLGVGRGEGNEIRADLLDRDGLLRAFEGIKADVVVHAATALRKPPMTHKGMFGTDDLRVTGTANLIEAAKLAGVRRFIGENVAVGYGYRDFGDRVLTEADEFGASVTDPNINRHLEGMREKERLPRESGLEAISLRFGFFYGPGGTETMVHMLRKRQLPAFNDHGHISPWTHLADAAAAVVAAIDRGRPGEAYNVVDDHMGFGEMIRAIAETFGTPKPFTVPTWMMAVAPYMHLMLGVTMRVSSEKARRELGWQPAYATVLDGLRAQALGHV; from the coding sequence ATGAAGAACCAGAGTGTGATCGTGGCCGGAGCCAGTGGTGTTTTCGGCCGGCACATCCGCGAGGCGCTGACCGACGCCGGGCACACCGTGCTAGGCGTGGGCCGCGGCGAGGGCAACGAGATCCGCGCCGACCTGCTCGACCGCGACGGACTGCTGCGGGCGTTCGAGGGGATCAAGGCCGACGTCGTGGTGCACGCCGCGACCGCGTTGCGCAAGCCGCCGATGACGCACAAGGGCATGTTCGGCACCGACGACCTGCGGGTCACCGGGACCGCAAACCTGATCGAGGCGGCCAAACTTGCGGGCGTACGCCGCTTCATCGGCGAGAACGTCGCCGTCGGCTACGGCTACCGCGACTTCGGCGACCGCGTTCTGACCGAGGCCGACGAGTTCGGGGCGTCCGTGACGGACCCGAACATCAACCGGCACCTGGAGGGCATGCGGGAGAAGGAGCGCTTGCCCCGGGAGTCGGGGCTGGAGGCGATCTCACTGCGATTCGGCTTCTTCTACGGGCCGGGGGGCACCGAGACGATGGTGCACATGCTGCGGAAGCGACAACTGCCGGCGTTCAACGACCACGGCCACATCTCGCCGTGGACGCACCTGGCCGACGCGGCCGCCGCCGTCGTCGCGGCGATCGATCGCGGCCGGCCCGGTGAGGCGTACAACGTCGTCGATGACCACATGGGCTTCGGGGAGATGATCCGGGCGATCGCCGAGACCTTCGGCACACCCAAGCCGTTCACCGTGCCCACGTGGATGATGGCGGTCGCGCCCTACATGCACCTGATGCTCGGCGTCACCATGCGGGTCTCGAGCGAGAAGGCCCGCCGCGAGCTCGGGTGGCAGCCCGCGTACGCGACGGTGCTGGACGGGCTGCGGGCGCAGGCGCTCGGTCACGTCTAG